The following are from one region of the Sphaerochaeta sp. genome:
- a CDS encoding phosphatase PAP2 family protein — translation MRAHHIPLLLLCLVLGTSSLTAQPFRLSPLTDGIFTGSALTANGTAWLLETTYTKPVAGTLSLDSVNPFDRMLVYSYNETLDHVGTALEVASLGTVAALSATDSGQWGTIAVMYAESVLLSNGLKNIAKATITRARPYRYFDSAPEADDQDSSFFSGHTTLAFTGATFTSYVFSAYFPDSPWKIPVIAASYALATATAASRIASGSHFLSDVLVGAAVGSLSGFLVPFLHRTFPQPKESEKPIPKQFYLTASLVPDGFWVRCDF, via the coding sequence ATGCGCGCACATCATATTCCGTTGTTGTTGCTTTGCCTGGTGCTCGGCACCTCCTCCCTCACCGCCCAGCCGTTTCGGCTCTCTCCGCTGACAGACGGCATCTTTACCGGCTCCGCTCTTACGGCAAACGGCACGGCATGGCTGTTGGAAACCACCTACACAAAACCTGTAGCAGGTACACTCTCGCTGGATTCAGTCAATCCGTTTGACCGGATGCTGGTCTATTCGTACAACGAAACGCTGGACCATGTGGGAACGGCGCTGGAAGTGGCAAGCCTGGGGACGGTCGCCGCGCTCTCGGCCACGGACAGCGGACAGTGGGGCACCATCGCCGTGATGTACGCTGAGAGTGTGCTACTCTCCAACGGACTGAAGAACATCGCCAAGGCGACGATCACCCGGGCGCGGCCATACCGGTACTTTGATTCCGCACCAGAGGCGGATGACCAAGACAGCAGTTTCTTCTCCGGCCACACCACGCTGGCGTTCACCGGAGCGACCTTCACCAGCTACGTGTTCAGCGCCTATTTCCCCGATTCCCCATGGAAGATTCCCGTCATCGCGGCAAGCTACGCCCTTGCCACGGCGACGGCCGCCAGCAGGATCGCCAGCGGCTCACACTTCCTCTCTGATGTCCTGGTCGGAGCGGCCGTCGGCTCGCTCTCCGGATTCCTTGTGCCGTTCCTTCACCGGACGTTTCCCCAGCCGAAGGAATCGGAGAAACCGATTCCCAAACAGTTCTACCTTACCGCGTCCCTTGTGCCTGACGGATTCTGGGTACGATGCGATTTCTGA
- a CDS encoding metal ABC transporter permease → MFEALVSYQFLRHAVLASLMASVVCGVIGVIIVEKKLVMMSGGIAHTAYGGVGLGYLCGFSPMLGAALFSVTAAVGIGYVRRSGKMKSDVAIALFWSLGMALGVLFVSLMPGYPPDLSSYLFGNILSVVTADLYLMLVLSIVVLATVFLLFQDWKTYLFDEEFAYVSGLNTRFLEYALQILIALSVVVLIRLVGIIMVIALLSAPAATAALFTRRLASRMLAAMGFCLAYCFAGLALSYTLDLSSGATIVIVAVVCYFVLSLFRNRIVPRIRQAQGTR, encoded by the coding sequence ATGTTTGAGGCGTTGGTTTCCTATCAGTTTCTCCGGCACGCCGTGCTTGCCAGCCTGATGGCTTCCGTCGTCTGTGGCGTCATCGGCGTGATCATCGTGGAGAAGAAATTAGTGATGATGAGCGGTGGTATCGCCCATACGGCCTACGGCGGCGTGGGGCTGGGATACCTCTGTGGTTTCTCCCCGATGCTGGGCGCAGCGCTGTTCTCCGTAACGGCGGCGGTGGGCATCGGATACGTCCGCAGAAGCGGAAAGATGAAGAGCGACGTGGCCATCGCGCTGTTCTGGTCGCTGGGCATGGCGTTGGGCGTGCTGTTCGTCTCCTTGATGCCTGGCTATCCCCCCGACCTGAGTTCGTATCTGTTCGGGAACATCCTCTCTGTCGTCACCGCTGACTTGTATCTGATGCTGGTACTTTCCATCGTTGTGCTGGCGACCGTTTTCCTGTTGTTCCAGGATTGGAAAACATATCTGTTCGATGAAGAGTTCGCCTACGTCTCCGGGCTGAATACCCGGTTCCTGGAATACGCGCTGCAGATTCTCATCGCCCTGTCCGTCGTCGTGTTGATCAGGCTGGTTGGCATCATCATGGTCATCGCCCTGCTCTCCGCGCCCGCCGCAACCGCCGCGTTGTTCACCCGGAGACTTGCCAGCCGCATGCTGGCCGCCATGGGCTTCTGTCTTGCCTACTGCTTCGCGGGGCTTGCGTTGAGTTACACGCTGGATCTTTCCAGCGGCGCGACGATTGTCATCGTGGCTGTAGTCTGCTACTTCGTGCTTTCCCTGTTCAGAAATCGCATCGTACCCAGAATCCGTCAGGCACAAGGGACGCGGTAA
- a CDS encoding ABC transporter ATP-binding protein, producing the protein MNALEVKDLCVRYEEVEALRGVSLSVAQGELVGIVGPNGGGKSTLLKAVLGLCPASSGTVSVFGKPYDPRTRLVGYVPQYGTMERSFPITVTEVAESGADGGGLHPFHRHRRTDIARRMMELVGISDLGARLVGELSGGQFQRLLIARCLAVQPKMLLLDEPTASIDPESREHVYRVLEGLHREGMTIVLVTHDVEGIQGKVDHIVRLDGRVLDV; encoded by the coding sequence ATGAACGCGCTGGAAGTGAAGGACCTCTGTGTCCGCTACGAGGAAGTGGAGGCGCTCCGAGGCGTCTCCCTTTCCGTTGCTCAGGGGGAGCTGGTGGGAATCGTCGGGCCGAACGGGGGTGGGAAATCCACCCTTCTGAAGGCGGTGCTCGGGCTGTGCCCGGCTTCCAGCGGTACGGTTTCCGTCTTCGGAAAGCCGTATGATCCCCGCACCCGGTTGGTGGGATACGTCCCCCAGTACGGGACGATGGAGCGGTCTTTCCCCATCACCGTGACGGAAGTTGCGGAAAGCGGTGCCGATGGTGGGGGCCTGCATCCGTTTCACCGTCACCGGAGGACGGACATCGCACGGCGCATGATGGAACTGGTCGGAATCTCCGACCTGGGGGCTCGCCTGGTGGGGGAGTTGTCCGGCGGGCAGTTCCAGCGGCTTCTCATCGCCCGGTGCCTGGCCGTCCAGCCGAAGATGCTGCTGTTGGATGAGCCGACGGCAAGCATTGATCCGGAGAGCCGGGAGCACGTCTATCGCGTGTTGGAAGGACTTCATCGGGAAGGGATGACCATCGTGCTGGTTACCCATGATGTGGAGGGGATCCAGGGAAAGGTCGATCACATCGTTCGTCTGGACGGGAGGGTGCTGGATGTTTGA
- a CDS encoding zinc ABC transporter substrate-binding protein produces the protein MKRFPQGLVLIACLLCTLPVMAAGTNETKTDGKPVISVSIVPEETFVKAVCGDAFDVLLMIPPGASPETYEPTVKQKAALEKADLYLAIGVPAENAVLPSVTIPVVKLQDKVREQYPDLKLGGERDPHIWLSVRRVKVMVDAIQAEASRLMPQKAAEFQKNAEAFTQQLSDADAEIRASLSGMQGKSFIVFHPAFGYFADEYGLTQYALEEEGKEATPKHMREMVDLARKDGAKVIFYQAEVDNRQSVAFAEEIGGVTVKLEPLAADYLDNLHRMAEAFRDAAT, from the coding sequence ATGAAACGATTCCCGCAAGGATTGGTCCTGATCGCGTGTCTGTTGTGCACGCTTCCTGTCATGGCGGCAGGAACAAACGAAACGAAAACGGATGGGAAACCGGTCATCTCCGTATCCATCGTTCCCGAAGAGACCTTCGTCAAGGCGGTCTGTGGAGACGCGTTTGACGTGCTTCTGATGATCCCTCCCGGCGCGAGCCCGGAAACCTATGAGCCTACGGTGAAGCAGAAAGCTGCCTTGGAAAAGGCTGACCTCTACCTGGCCATCGGGGTTCCTGCGGAGAACGCCGTGTTACCGTCGGTGACCATTCCGGTGGTCAAGCTGCAGGACAAGGTGCGGGAGCAGTATCCGGACCTCAAGCTGGGGGGGGAGCGGGATCCCCACATCTGGTTGTCCGTCCGTCGGGTGAAGGTGATGGTCGATGCCATCCAGGCGGAGGCGTCCCGCCTGATGCCACAGAAGGCAGCGGAGTTCCAGAAAAACGCTGAAGCCTTCACGCAACAGCTCTCTGATGCCGACGCGGAAATCCGTGCAAGTCTCTCCGGCATGCAGGGAAAAAGCTTCATCGTGTTCCATCCCGCCTTCGGGTACTTCGCCGATGAATACGGCTTGACCCAGTACGCCTTGGAGGAAGAGGGAAAGGAAGCGACCCCGAAACACATGCGGGAAATGGTTGATCTCGCCCGGAAGGATGGGGCCAAGGTGATCTTCTACCAGGCGGAAGTGGACAATCGCCAGAGCGTCGCGTTCGCCGAGGAGATCGGAGGGGTGACGGTCAAACTGGAACCGCTTGCCGCGGATTATCTGGATAACTTGCACAGGATGGCTGAGGCCTTCCGGGACGCGGCCACATGA
- a CDS encoding transcriptional repressor codes for MAKGEYQTKTRMRMMDFLKESSRAVTVDEIHAALSDIDLSTIYRNVERMVEEGTLLQFAGTGGGKPSYQLPLEEGCHHHLHLKCTVCGKVIHLDCAQMQEFTDHIKTKHGFTLSYDDTVLYGICKDCMKKQHTSH; via the coding sequence ATGGCAAAGGGTGAATACCAGACCAAAACACGGATGCGGATGATGGATTTCCTCAAGGAGAGCTCCCGGGCAGTGACGGTGGATGAAATCCACGCGGCGCTTTCCGACATCGATCTTTCCACCATCTACCGCAACGTCGAGCGGATGGTTGAGGAGGGAACGCTGTTGCAGTTCGCCGGTACCGGTGGCGGCAAACCGAGCTACCAGCTTCCCTTGGAAGAAGGGTGCCACCACCATCTCCATCTGAAGTGCACCGTCTGCGGCAAGGTGATCCACCTTGATTGCGCCCAGATGCAGGAATTCACCGACCATATCAAGACCAAGCATGGTTTCACGCTTTCCTATGACGATACCGTGCTGTACGGAATCTGCAAGGATTGCATGAAGAAACAGCACACAAGCCATTGA
- a CDS encoding YmdB family metallophosphoesterase gives MNVLFLGEIVGKPGIFTIKHLKQLRQEKAIDLVIANAEGTTNGFGLGKAHAMQLSKLGVDILTGGEKIYYKLDMVDFLAKASWILRPANYPLGDPGRGIRTMEIGGKTVVIINLLGTSGFSKVHLNNPFGLANVLVDKARAETKDPIILVQFHAATSAEKQTMGYLLDGKVAAVIGTHSKVLSADPHLLPAGTAYLTDNGRCGSTLSIGGFANDVELRKYMTGIPERSHENWDGLEIQGALVSIGDDGKATSVETIRYPVTETEEEKQSV, from the coding sequence ATGAACGTGTTGTTTTTGGGTGAGATCGTCGGCAAACCGGGAATCTTCACCATCAAGCACTTGAAGCAACTCAGGCAGGAGAAGGCCATCGATCTGGTCATCGCCAACGCCGAAGGAACGACCAATGGCTTCGGTCTGGGCAAGGCCCACGCCATGCAGCTTTCCAAACTGGGCGTGGACATCCTGACCGGGGGAGAAAAGATCTACTACAAGCTGGATATGGTGGACTTCCTGGCCAAGGCGTCCTGGATCCTCCGCCCGGCAAACTATCCGTTGGGAGACCCGGGAAGGGGAATCCGCACGATGGAGATCGGAGGGAAGACGGTGGTCATCATCAACCTGTTGGGGACCAGCGGCTTTTCCAAGGTGCACCTGAACAACCCGTTTGGTCTTGCCAACGTGCTGGTGGACAAAGCGCGTGCCGAAACGAAGGATCCGATCATCCTCGTCCAGTTCCACGCGGCGACGAGCGCCGAGAAACAGACGATGGGTTACCTGCTTGACGGCAAGGTGGCCGCGGTGATCGGCACCCATTCCAAGGTGCTGTCCGCCGACCCCCATCTGCTTCCCGCTGGTACGGCGTACCTTACGGACAACGGCCGTTGCGGTTCCACCCTTTCCATCGGCGGATTCGCAAACGACGTGGAACTGCGCAAATACATGACCGGCATTCCCGAGCGATCCCATGAAAATTGGGACGGTCTGGAGATCCAAGGAGCACTGGTTTCCATCGGCGATGACGGCAAGGCGACAAGTGTGGAAACGATCCGGTATCCGGTAACGGAGACCGAGGAGGAAAAACAAAGCGTATGA
- a CDS encoding SoxR reducing system RseC family protein — MNEHVIVEKVLSPTRVTVVCSTTACVGCKGEMFCTNKGRSFEASKPLFMNLKPGDPVDVHLKTGRTIASSFITLIIPLLFFPVVFFILSKVGASEMVSLFGGLGGIGLGFLIVWAYFRSAHDKYLPSVTPAED, encoded by the coding sequence ATGAACGAACATGTCATTGTGGAAAAAGTGCTTTCCCCCACCCGTGTGACGGTGGTGTGCTCCACCACGGCCTGTGTGGGATGCAAAGGTGAGATGTTCTGCACCAACAAAGGACGGAGTTTTGAGGCGTCAAAACCTCTTTTCATGAACCTCAAGCCGGGTGATCCGGTGGATGTGCATCTGAAGACCGGCAGGACCATCGCCAGCTCCTTCATCACCCTGATCATCCCGCTCTTGTTCTTCCCTGTGGTGTTCTTCATCCTCAGCAAGGTGGGGGCTTCGGAGATGGTCTCCCTGTTTGGGGGTCTGGGAGGCATCGGACTCGGCTTTCTGATCGTCTGGGCGTACTTCCGCTCAGCCCATGACAAGTACCTGCCGTCCGTCACCCCGGCAGAGGACTGA
- the lptC gene encoding LPS export ABC transporter periplasmic protein LptC, with amino-acid sequence MKRCILAFLPLLLLLSCSSGTTPEAQETKDAVEQPSMILRDVTYVTSWDAGEPLTITASTITLDDKTNEAVIQDFSFSRTDGEGKTDLWGSAKTATVNTQTHDATLSGDVVVHKETDQFAIHAPNLRWNDAEQLLSTGEQDLADICFHEGDAITGRGFSGDLKTNTFEFVQLVQGVVQQ; translated from the coding sequence ATGAAACGGTGCATCCTGGCATTCCTTCCCCTGTTGCTTCTCCTCTCCTGTTCCTCAGGCACTACGCCTGAAGCCCAGGAGACGAAGGACGCGGTGGAACAGCCTTCCATGATCCTCCGGGATGTCACCTACGTCACCTCGTGGGATGCAGGAGAACCCTTGACCATCACGGCATCCACCATCACGCTGGACGACAAGACCAACGAAGCGGTCATCCAGGATTTCTCGTTCTCCCGCACCGACGGAGAGGGGAAAACCGACCTGTGGGGCAGCGCAAAAACGGCCACCGTCAATACCCAGACCCATGATGCGACCCTCAGCGGAGACGTGGTGGTCCACAAGGAAACAGACCAGTTTGCAATCCATGCGCCGAATCTCCGCTGGAATGACGCAGAGCAACTTCTGTCCACTGGGGAGCAGGATCTGGCGGATATTTGTTTTCATGAAGGGGACGCCATCACCGGCCGGGGATTCTCCGGAGACCTGAAGACCAACACCTTCGAATTCGTCCAACTGGTACAAGGGGTGGTGCAGCAATGA
- the lptB gene encoding LPS export ABC transporter ATP-binding protein gives MASRLEMLHLAKTYGKKQVVKDISFAMDAGEIVGLLGPNGAGKTTTFYMIVGFIHGNGGRIILDGRDVTRLPMYQRSRLGLSYLPQEPSVFRKLSVQDNIRLVVQTRRDLDKNAQQQETEKLMDEFGLTALRNQRGYTLSGGERRRTEIARALGTAPKFLLLDEPFAGIDPKAVYEIKQLIKQLAAKGIGVLLTDHNVRDTLAITDRSYLINEGTILVSGTKEELIANKAARDIYFGDEFGED, from the coding sequence ATGGCTAGCAGATTGGAAATGCTTCATCTTGCCAAAACGTACGGCAAGAAACAGGTGGTCAAGGACATCTCCTTCGCCATGGATGCAGGGGAGATCGTCGGACTCCTCGGTCCCAACGGGGCGGGAAAAACCACCACGTTTTACATGATCGTCGGCTTCATCCACGGAAACGGGGGAAGAATCATTCTGGACGGCAGGGATGTCACCCGGCTGCCGATGTACCAGCGCTCCCGCCTTGGCCTCTCCTATCTTCCCCAGGAGCCATCCGTTTTCCGCAAACTCTCCGTACAGGACAACATCCGCCTGGTCGTCCAGACACGGCGCGACCTGGACAAAAACGCCCAACAGCAGGAGACGGAGAAACTGATGGATGAATTCGGGCTGACGGCGCTTCGGAACCAGCGGGGATACACGCTCTCCGGCGGCGAGCGCCGGCGGACGGAGATCGCCCGGGCGTTGGGCACCGCACCGAAGTTTCTGCTCCTGGACGAACCGTTCGCCGGCATCGACCCCAAGGCGGTGTATGAGATCAAACAGTTGATCAAACAGCTTGCCGCCAAAGGAATCGGCGTGCTCCTCACCGACCACAACGTCCGCGACACACTTGCCATCACCGACCGTTCCTATCTGATCAACGAAGGCACCATTCTGGTCTCCGGCACCAAGGAAGAACTCATCGCCAACAAGGCGGCACGGGACATCTACTTCGGTGACGAGTTCGGGGAGGATTGA
- the rpoN gene encoding RNA polymerase factor sigma-54 gives MGLSLILEQKQQLKLSPQLIQSFELMALPLTELQAKIQAAIETNPTLEIPDAKEYSLDSVPDYDGKKDQSDYDEGGQGYDSEASDRAQQFMENTLTEKETLQEHLLGQLGCVSLTDEEYQTGEALISNMDDNGFFRDDPAVFLKPNQLPFKDKLVAIIQGFDPSGVGVRDWKESVILQAKQKGLKPEEFTVFTAMVDHELESIRAGKTDQVAKNLGVDSEEVEALYAFLKTLTPYPGQGFASGPDQFVIPDLSIHQKDGKLVMQMNSDAIPTLTISPEYQQMAEQIDDKKTKQYIKEQISQANQLITQIDMRNDTLRKVAQVVLAEQSEFFLKGPKFLKPLTQKEVAEKIGVHETTVSRIANAKYVDTDWGIIPIKNLFSNAVGDGNQSKNSVKEIIREIIQEHQGEKALSDQKITDLLVGKGINVARRTVAKYRKELNIDSSFVRGS, from the coding sequence ATGGGTCTTTCCCTAATCCTTGAACAGAAACAACAACTCAAACTCAGCCCTCAATTGATCCAGAGCTTTGAACTGATGGCCCTCCCCCTGACGGAACTCCAGGCGAAAATCCAGGCGGCCATTGAAACCAACCCGACGCTGGAGATTCCCGACGCCAAGGAGTATTCGCTGGACTCCGTTCCGGATTACGACGGAAAGAAGGACCAGAGCGACTACGACGAGGGAGGCCAAGGATACGACAGCGAGGCGAGCGACCGGGCCCAGCAGTTCATGGAGAACACCTTGACGGAAAAGGAGACGCTGCAGGAACACCTCTTGGGTCAGTTGGGATGCGTTTCCCTGACCGACGAGGAATACCAGACCGGCGAAGCCTTGATCTCCAACATGGACGACAACGGATTCTTCCGGGATGATCCCGCCGTCTTCCTCAAGCCGAACCAGCTTCCGTTCAAGGACAAGCTGGTGGCCATCATCCAAGGGTTCGATCCTTCCGGCGTCGGCGTGCGGGACTGGAAGGAATCGGTGATCCTCCAGGCCAAACAGAAAGGGCTCAAACCGGAAGAGTTCACGGTGTTCACCGCGATGGTGGATCATGAACTGGAGTCGATACGCGCGGGAAAAACCGATCAAGTGGCAAAGAACCTCGGAGTTGACTCGGAAGAAGTCGAGGCGTTGTACGCGTTCCTCAAGACGTTGACGCCGTACCCCGGCCAAGGGTTCGCCTCCGGTCCGGACCAGTTCGTCATCCCGGATCTCTCCATCCACCAGAAGGACGGAAAGCTGGTGATGCAGATGAACAGCGACGCCATCCCGACACTGACCATCAGTCCGGAATACCAGCAGATGGCCGAGCAGATCGACGACAAGAAGACCAAGCAGTACATCAAGGAACAAATATCCCAGGCAAACCAGTTGATCACCCAGATCGACATGCGCAACGACACCCTGAGGAAAGTCGCCCAAGTGGTGCTTGCCGAGCAGAGCGAGTTCTTCCTCAAAGGACCGAAATTCCTCAAGCCACTGACCCAGAAAGAAGTGGCGGAGAAAATCGGGGTGCATGAGACGACGGTCAGCAGGATCGCCAACGCCAAATACGTGGACACCGACTGGGGGATCATCCCGATCAAGAACCTGTTCTCCAACGCCGTCGGGGACGGGAACCAGTCAAAGAACTCCGTCAAGGAGATCATCCGGGAGATCATCCAGGAACATCAGGGCGAAAAAGCGTTGTCT